From the Musa acuminata AAA Group cultivar baxijiao chromosome BXJ3-7, Cavendish_Baxijiao_AAA, whole genome shotgun sequence genome, one window contains:
- the LOC135642932 gene encoding disease resistance RPP8-like protein 3, whose product MLGNDDAFSTLATLPNLVRLDLSDDAFMEGVLELSKGGFPRLRLLLFDALSKSTEWRTARLCGCRNMRTLLEGLRGLTKDRLVILEMDVIKGRIEKDIGEDYHKIQHVHCIETDSV is encoded by the coding sequence ATGCTGGGGAATGATGATGCCTTCTCCACACTCGCAACACTGCCTAATCTTGTACGTCTTGACTTGTCGGATGATGCATTCATGGAGGGCGTTCTGGAGTTATCCAAGGGCGGGTTCCCACGCCTTCGACTACTGTTATTTGATGCGCTGAGTAAATCAACAGAATGGAGGACTGCGAGGCTCTGCGGCTGTCGTAACATGAGAACGCTCCTCGAGGGACTGCGAGGACTGACCAAAGACCGACTTGTCATACTTGAAATGGATGTGATCAAAGGAAGGATTGAGAAGGACATTGGAGAGGATTATCACAAGATACAGCATGTTCATTGCATTGAAACAGATAGCGTCTAA